Genomic DNA from Solanum dulcamara chromosome 4, daSolDulc1.2, whole genome shotgun sequence:
ATAAATTCATCAGTAAAACTAATGATCAataacaaaaaaagagaagtaAGCTTAACATTATAAATCACTTTATCATGAGTATATATAAGAGAGTCTAAGAAGTAGAACTCTATTAGAATTCCAAGTacatttaaatttgaattcatcaattttcttaaatgatGATTATTTTGTTACTTTTCCTTATCCTTGATTTAATGAAtacaatgatttttttttatatgatacatattttaattaaaagaaaattttgaaattaataagattccccccccccccccctcatcCTACGTTTTTTCTCTTTCCtcatttaacttttttttccctttcttctgtttgtttgttatttttctatattttaaataattatttttactattactactataactaattattattattattattattattattactattattactattactattattattgttgttgttgttattattattattattgatattactATTGCTACTATTACTATTgctattattaattattattatttctatcattattatcataagtattttttattttattttatttaatatttaaattaaatctatttaaatttttataatatttaaaaatgataaGTTTAGAAAATAGTAAGAATTCATTCAGAACTCTCCTGCCTatgaatttctatttttaagGTACTGAAAAtaaattcccccccccccccccaacacacacacacactacgttttctcttttttttttttcttatttatcttctttctttcttttttgtttgtttgttattttgtattttattttagcaGCTACTACtacaatttatatataaattattattattgatattactCGTGccactattactattactaattattatttttattattattagttctatatttttatattttaatttaatatttaaattaaatgtatttaaatttatttacaaTATCTGAAAATGATAAGTTTATGAAATAGTAAGAGTTCATTTAGAACTCTTCTATttatggatttttatttttaagctaatgaatttttttttaaaaaaatctagtGTATTTCCAAATTCGAATACTTTTaatcttttaattaatttttttattacaatATTTATTAACTTGTCTTAAAACTGTCAAGTGgccttttattatatatatagattataaTTTAGAGCTCCTCTCTCATGCCTCTCATGCTTCGCTCTCTCACTCTATTGCTCGCCTCTCTACCTTTCTCCTTAGCTCTCTTTATCCCTCGCCTGATTAAAAAGGGAAGATATTTACTCTCTCCATCCAtctttacttgtccactatattaaaaatagatatccaacaatacttgttcaatttatgaaatcaagaaataattttaacttagttcctaatttacccttatcattaattagtagTTATTTTCCTATTACATTTTTCAAGATatagtatttattatattcaaagggtGATGTGATAAAATTattcttctatttatagtttcttAAGAATTGTGCAAAGTTAATAATAGGCAAGTATTGATGGACGGTgacaaaaaagtgaaaaaaaaatcaataaattgtTCAGGGGACTTTATGAAGATTGCAGTTGCAAAGACGATTGTGTAATTGCAAATATCATCAGATAAAACAAATTCTCTGTCCAGTAGACTTGACATTGAAAATCACCATCTCCACAATTGCAGATATCAATGGTGTATATCCAAGAGCTTAAGATCAAACTTTGAGATATATACTTCTCACTAATGGCAATGATAAGACAATTCACAGTCAAAAACTTAACCATAGCTCCACATTTTTATTCACAAACGGGAATTGTGTAGCTCAAAACTTCCCCTTGCCTATACACTCGATACAATTGTATTTGTTGATACAAAGTAAATACATAATAAACATATACACTTGATACAATTATATTCATTGTTCCTTGATATAATTGTATTCAACCGTATCAATTGTATATAACTTCTTTCTCCTCTCTCAAATCTGGCTCTCCTCTCTTCCTTCTTTCAATCTCTCTTGTCTCTCTTCTCCTTCTAATACATAGCTATAAATCGTAATTAAGTAAACGATAGTTTTATATGTCTATGAAAGTTCCTCATGAATATATGATCCTATCCGATTGTGCTATGTGCATAACATATGTTGTTGTGTAAGAGAATacaaaagacttttgaatcttgtaatattaaactaaagatatgcaacattaaaatattatttaattttgtgatcttataaaaattagaattaaagagttgtAAAAAAATGCAAATAAACATTTTATGTTACCGACAAACAAATTGTAAAAgagatatatattttgattggaCCAAACACACCTCTATATTTGTCCATAGGTCTTTTAGATAACAACTGATGTTACATTAGCCTGGTACAAAATTAGTTAGCTAGCTATGGATTCATCAAGAATCACTCTCCGTCCATACAGATCAAAGGATGTTGATGATCTACTCTCATGGGCCTCCGATGATCGGGTAACCCGCTCCATCCATTTCAGTACATTGACTTCCAAAGAAGATGCGTTGGCCTTCATTGACAAATCCTCCATCCCTTGGCGTCGATCCATATGCATCGACGATCGTTCCATCGGGATCGTGGTGGCCCGGCCCGGATCAGGCGATGATAGGTGTCGAGCCGAGGTAGGATATGCTTTAGCAGTTGAGTATTGGGGACAGGGGATTACACCCAAGGCTGTGAAGATGGCAATTCCTTTAATTTTGGAGGATTTCCCTGAAATAGTAAGGCTTCAAGCATTAGCTGATGCTGAGAATAAAGCATCACATAGAGTGTTGGAGAAGGCTGGGTTTATAAAAGAGGGTATGTTTAGAaggtatttttactttaaaggGGAAATTAAGGATGTTGTACTTTATAGTTTTCTTTCCACTGATTCTATACCTTTATGAAATTTAAACATATGTACTTTCGACATCATCAATGttctattgaaaataatttttataggATTTATCAAAGACTtcacttataaaattatacCACTATCACGAAATGAAGTGAAAATAAAGCcacatctttttttttaaaaaaagtttgaaTCCTGTTAAAACTTTGAAATAAATTTGATTCATTAATATCTGTTCAGATTCATTAagatgttttttaaaaaataaataaaaaatctgcTTAATGACTAACAATTCGTTTGAAGTTTTGGAAGAGTGAGTGTGAAGAAAAAGTATAAATTGAAGAAACAAAGTTACCTTTAATGGAGTGTGGGGGTGCAGGAATGGATGAAGATGGAGTATAGAACCTCTCGGAAGGTGGAGAGGAATAAGGTGAAAACCACGTTGTTGTTTTTAAAGTATTTAAttattcaataataataaaataaaaaaaaatcattgttgTCATTAAATTAATGAGATAGATAATGATGTGGTCTTAATTTTCAATATGATGTGTTATTCATATGTTCAAGCGAGGAACACACAGTAACGTTAGAGCTGATTAAAACTCTTATTTTAAATGAGTTTAAGTACGGATTGAAACTCCATGAGCATAAGGGTCAAGAtgacaaatcaaaataaaacaaaggtCTCTTAAGCCAGCCCTTCTAAATATTTGACTACAAACAcaaatgttgttgttgtaattttaAAGGACTTTTGTACGTTCAGATCCATTTGGtcataaattttgaagttaaaatttaaaCTTTCAAAGTTGTGATTATAATTTGAACTTATGTTTGGACATGCATATTacttaaaagaaaattgaagaaatatttgaagatTTAGATTTATAAAATCTAATCAAatttcatggtcaaacaaatatttaaagattaattttcaaaatctattCTCAAAATGTATGACATGAACTCCATATAATTATGCGTCACAAATACTAGAACTTCATCAATGGAGTCCTCAAGAATTAATTTGCGTCCATTCAGAGAAACGGACGTTGATgatatatatgttgttatgGGAAGGTGACGATAGAGTAACTCGGACCATGGGATGGGAGACTTTGAATTCGAAAGAAGAAGCATTAAACTTTATCAAGGAAATGTGTATGCCTCACCCTTGGCATGTATCAATCTGCATTGACGATCGATCCATCGGATTCTTCTGGGCAAAAATTCTGAGGTTACGCGATTGCATTTGATAATTGGGGGCAGGGGATTGCTACGAAGGTACTCAAAATGGCAATCCCTCGACTGTTTAATGACTTTCCTGGAATAGCAAAGCTTCAAGCTTATGCTGATTTGGAGAACAAGGCTTCTCATAGGGTTTTGGAGAAGGCTGGATTTCACTACCAAGGTTCAATAACAAATTATAAAAGTATCAAGAAAAATGCAAATGTGGTTGATTTGGTAATTTACAGTGTACTATTCACAGACTACATTCCTCCAagttcatgatttttttttaaaaaatggggAAATAATAACGTACTGTTAAGCTATATTTTTTTCCCAACGCTTTTGAGTCTTTCAATTTATGTATTACTGCTATTATGTAAAAGGTAGTACTTGTTATCCCTGCATTACACGGTGAATAAAATTTCTGGCTTTGTCAGTACTTTTGAAGTTCCAATGTGCAGCTTTGGATCTGTATTTAAATTATGCAACCTACGGTTTTTAATCTGAACTAGTAATTTCTAATGCAATTGACTGATGATTATAAGGTTCTGGGaatagaaaataattttggtgactTGTTCCAAATCAAGTGAACTTGTGCTACTTATGCATAATTCGTGGACAAATAATTCTGAGATTTCCCCTGCCCCCTTTTCGTTGCTTGGCCTGATTGCGATTTTCTCGCTGGTGTAATTCATTTGTTTTGCCTGATCGTAGTATAGACATGTGGATGCTGAGATTGATGTGTTGGGCATACCAGGAGGGATAAGTTAGGAATGAAGTTTTTCGGGTCAAAATGGGTGTGACCCCTATGGAGGATACACTAGAAGTTACCAACGAAGCATGCATAGCACTGAATAGGGAGCCGCCGAGTACACCAGCTAAGCCTAAGATGTGAAATGGGTGCATAAGGATGAAGATGCGGAAAGTAAAGTTGAGATACTTCGGGCATGTAAAGAGGAGATGTGCAGATTAAACGGTAATGAGGTGCGAGAGGTTACCCGTAGAGGGCTTAAGGAGGGGTAGAGGTAGTCCTACGAAGTATTGGGTGACATAATTAGGCAAGACATGGCGCAACTTCAACTTACTGATGATATGATCCTTGATAGGAGGGTGTAGAGGTCGAGAATTAGGAAAGAAGATTGTAGTCAGTCAAGTGCTTTGCTTTCTTATTACCAGAGTATTAGTATAGTCGTCTTTTTAATCTGTTTTGGGCTGAGGGTCTatggaaacaacctctttacCTTTATAAGGTAGGAATAAAGTC
This window encodes:
- the LOC129884693 gene encoding uncharacterized protein LOC129884693, with the translated sequence MDSSRITLRPYRSKDVDDLLSWASDDRVTRSIHFSTLTSKEDALAFIDKSSIPWRRSICIDDRSIGIVVARPGSGDDRCRAEVGYALAVEYWGQGITPKAVKMAIPLILEDFPEIVRLQALADAENKASHRVLEKAGFIKEGMFRRYFYFKGEIKDVVLYSFLSTDSIPL